One region of Bartonella alsatica genomic DNA includes:
- the coaE gene encoding dephospho-CoA kinase (Dephospho-CoA kinase (CoaE) performs the final step in coenzyme A biosynthesis.), whose amino-acid sequence MKIIGLTGSIAMGKSTVADFFKKAGISVFSADDTVHQLYKSEPTLSLIEHTFPGVIENGEVNRLKLSKILINDNEKLQTLEKIIHPLVQEKEKEFINEARQKGKKLIVLDIPLLFETKSENRVDSVVVVSAPLEIQKKRAMIRPNMNEEKFAFINAKQISDEKKRERADFVIDTGKDLENTCQQVFYVIKSLLKN is encoded by the coding sequence ATGAAAATCATAGGACTAACCGGATCAATAGCTATGGGAAAATCAACAGTAGCCGATTTTTTCAAAAAAGCAGGTATTTCCGTTTTTAGTGCTGATGATACGGTACATCAACTTTATAAGAGTGAACCAACTTTATCACTTATAGAACATACTTTCCCTGGTGTTATCGAAAATGGTGAAGTTAATCGCCTAAAACTTTCTAAGATTTTAATCAATGATAATGAAAAATTACAAACATTAGAAAAAATAATTCACCCTTTAGTTCAGGAAAAAGAAAAAGAATTTATTAATGAAGCACGTCAAAAAGGAAAAAAATTGATTGTTCTTGATATTCCTTTGCTTTTTGAAACAAAAAGTGAAAATCGTGTAGACAGCGTAGTCGTTGTTTCTGCACCACTGGAAATACAAAAAAAACGCGCAATGATTCGTCCAAATATGAATGAAGAAAAATTTGCATTTATTAATGCCAAACAAATATCTGATGAAAAAAAACGGGAACGTGCTGATTTTGTCATTGATACAGGAAAAGATTTAGAGAATACATGTCAACAAGTCTTTTACGTGATAAAAAGTTTGCTAAAGAATTGA
- a CDS encoding integration host factor subunit beta, with amino-acid sequence MVKSELVQIIARQNPHLFQRDVENIVNAIFEEISIALENGNRVELRGFGAFSVKSRSARNGRNPRTGEAVAVEEKWIPFFKTGKDLRDRLNQ; translated from the coding sequence TTGGTTAAATCAGAGCTTGTACAGATTATTGCCCGTCAAAACCCACATCTTTTTCAACGTGATGTAGAAAATATTGTGAACGCTATTTTTGAGGAAATCTCAATAGCACTCGAAAATGGCAACCGTGTTGAACTTCGCGGATTTGGAGCTTTTTCTGTCAAAAGCCGTTCAGCCCGTAACGGGCGTAATCCCCGAACAGGTGAAGCCGTTGCAGTGGAAGAAAAATGGATTCCTTTTTTCAAAACTGGCAAGGATTTGCGTGATCGACTCAATCAATGA
- the lspA gene encoding signal peptidase II: MIHKSLSFFLFGLAITIGLDQVIKYWIIQNMPLGTIIPIFPFFYLYHVHNSGIAFSFLSSFSHYGLIALTLIIIVFLLWLWKNTEYKKFLSRLGLIFIIGGAIGNLIDRIRFHYVIDYILFHIDDIFSFAVFNLADTFITLGTIAILVDEFRIWIKRKRLSNKISCD, translated from the coding sequence ATGATACATAAATCTCTGTCTTTTTTTCTTTTTGGTTTAGCTATCACTATAGGACTCGATCAAGTGATCAAATATTGGATTATACAGAACATGCCTCTAGGTACAATTATTCCAATCTTTCCTTTTTTTTACCTTTATCATGTGCATAATTCTGGTATTGCATTTTCGTTTCTTTCTTCTTTTTCCCATTATGGGCTGATTGCTCTCACATTAATCATCATTGTTTTTCTTTTATGGTTATGGAAAAATACTGAGTATAAAAAATTCTTATCGCGTCTTGGTCTTATTTTTATTATTGGTGGAGCAATAGGTAATCTTATTGATCGTATTCGTTTTCACTATGTTATCGATTATATATTATTTCATATTGATGATATTTTTTCTTTTGCTGTCTTCAATCTTGCTGATACCTTTATTACACTTGGTACTATTGCAATTCTTGTTGACGAATTTCGGATCTGGATAAAAAGAAAACGTCTTTCCAATAAGATTTCTTGTGACTAA
- a CDS encoding lipopolysaccharide assembly protein LapA domain-containing protein, with translation MTIKRIIFAIVLMIPTVLLVAFIVANRQMVTLTLDLFQTNSESFTYHAPFFVWLFLFFSLGILLGGLINWLAYYKCKKALKKSNAEFEKLKRSITDMI, from the coding sequence ATGACAATAAAACGTATTATTTTTGCAATTGTTTTAATGATTCCTACAGTGCTTTTGGTTGCTTTTATCGTAGCCAATCGTCAAATGGTTACATTAACGCTTGATCTTTTTCAAACTAACTCGGAAAGTTTTACTTACCATGCTCCCTTTTTTGTATGGCTCTTTCTTTTTTTCAGTCTTGGTATTTTATTAGGAGGCTTAATCAATTGGCTTGCATATTATAAATGCAAAAAGGCCCTGAAAAAAAGCAACGCTGAATTCGAAAAATTAAAAAGATCAATCACAGATATGATATAA
- a CDS encoding class I SAM-dependent methyltransferase, with protein MLAQYFQSYQNNKYPQENLPLILETGTSADYALIDSGNGQKLERYGAYRIIRPEGQALWKPALPQKQWTNVDAIFTGNRDEEGVGRWHFPKKPLCETWPLSWNGLSFLGRFTSFRHVGVFPEQDAHWRFMEEQIVKAKRPIKMLNLFGYTGVASLIGARAGANVTHVDASKKTIVWAKANQERAGLSDRSIRWICDDAIKFVERELRRKKNYDIILLDPPAYGRGPHGEIWQLFDHLPAMITNCRKLLSDTPLAIILTTYSIRASFYALHTLMCDELINLGGTVESGELILREEAAGRALSTSLFSRWIA; from the coding sequence ATGCTTGCACAATATTTTCAATCTTACCAAAACAATAAATATCCGCAGGAAAACTTGCCTCTTATTTTAGAAACAGGTACAAGTGCGGATTATGCTCTTATTGACTCTGGTAATGGGCAAAAATTAGAGCGTTATGGAGCTTACCGTATTATTCGACCAGAAGGTCAAGCACTATGGAAACCTGCTTTACCACAAAAACAATGGACTAATGTTGATGCTATTTTCACAGGTAACCGAGATGAAGAAGGTGTTGGTCGTTGGCATTTTCCTAAAAAACCACTTTGTGAGACTTGGCCACTTTCTTGGAACGGACTATCTTTTCTAGGTCGTTTTACTTCCTTTCGTCATGTGGGTGTTTTCCCTGAACAAGATGCCCATTGGCGCTTTATGGAAGAACAAATTGTCAAGGCTAAACGTCCCATCAAGATGCTTAATCTTTTTGGTTACACAGGTGTTGCCTCTCTGATTGGTGCACGTGCAGGTGCAAATGTCACACATGTTGATGCATCCAAAAAAACTATTGTTTGGGCAAAAGCTAATCAAGAAAGAGCAGGACTATCAGATCGCTCTATTCGCTGGATCTGCGATGATGCCATAAAATTTGTCGAACGAGAACTGCGTCGTAAAAAAAACTATGATATAATTCTTCTTGATCCTCCTGCCTATGGGCGTGGTCCTCATGGCGAAATTTGGCAACTGTTTGATCATTTACCGGCTATGATTACAAACTGTCGTAAACTTCTCTCTGATACACCTCTTGCGATCATACTTACTACTTATTCTATTCGTGCTTCCTTCTATGCACTTCATACTTTAATGTGCGATGAATTGATAAATCTTGGTGGTACTGTCGAATCAGGAGAATTAATCTTGCGTGAAGAAGCTGCCGGCCGGGCCCTTTCTACTTCTCTTTTTAGCCGTTGGATTGCCTGA
- the dnaQ gene encoding DNA polymerase III subunit epsilon has protein sequence MREIIFDIETTGLNKEKDRIIEIGCVEMVDRYLTGRRFHVYLNPQGVIIPDEVVAIHGLTNERLKNEKNFSDIADAFLEFISGATMIAHNASFDIGFLNAELERSNKLLISVDNVLDTLAMARRKFPMGPNTLDVLCKRFGIDNSHRVLHGALLDAEILADVYIELIGGKQGVFGFDNSRNIDEDVQNDKNVFSVAKLRPQILSPRLSEQEKNMHANFIKQMGEKALWNCFKISQ, from the coding sequence ATGCGTGAAATTATTTTTGATATAGAAACAACAGGTTTGAATAAAGAAAAAGATCGCATAATCGAAATCGGTTGTGTAGAAATGGTGGATCGCTATCTTACAGGGCGACGATTCCACGTTTATTTGAACCCGCAAGGAGTTATTATTCCTGATGAAGTTGTAGCGATTCATGGATTGACTAATGAACGCTTAAAGAATGAAAAAAACTTTAGTGATATTGCCGATGCGTTTTTGGAATTTATAAGTGGTGCAACAATGATTGCTCACAATGCAAGTTTTGATATTGGTTTTCTTAATGCAGAGTTAGAACGGTCAAATAAGCTACTTATCAGTGTTGATAATGTTCTTGATACATTGGCTATGGCACGACGCAAATTTCCTATGGGACCTAATACCCTTGATGTTTTGTGTAAGCGTTTCGGTATTGATAATAGCCATCGCGTTCTTCATGGTGCTCTACTTGACGCGGAGATTCTCGCCGATGTTTATATTGAATTAATTGGTGGAAAACAGGGTGTTTTTGGTTTTGATAACAGTAGGAATATCGATGAGGACGTTCAAAATGACAAGAATGTTTTTTCAGTAGCTAAACTTCGTCCACAAATCCTATCTCCTAGACTAAGTGAGCAAGAAAAAAATATGCATGCAAATTTTATAAAACAAATGGGTGAAAAAGCTTTGTGGAATTGTTTCAAAATCTCCCAATAA
- a CDS encoding Maf family nucleotide pyrophosphatase translates to MVKDTLILASLSSYRAQLLKKAGLSFLIEGASFDEREVERTAKVKTPKELCCFLASEKAKTVSVRFSNALVIGCDQILDLEGQILHKVISNKEARQRLYTLSGKTHSLHSAVALFRNGQKIWVEAFSAHMSVRPLSSEFIERYLARVGTDVLNSVGVYQIEGEGIQLFEKIDGDFFTIVGLPILPLLIKLRDLGVIDD, encoded by the coding sequence ATGGTAAAAGATACATTAATATTAGCATCTCTTAGTTCTTATCGTGCACAATTGTTGAAAAAAGCAGGTTTAAGTTTTCTTATTGAAGGGGCTTCTTTTGATGAAAGAGAGGTGGAACGAACAGCAAAAGTAAAGACACCTAAAGAACTTTGTTGCTTTCTTGCAAGTGAGAAAGCAAAAACTGTTTCTGTTCGCTTTTCTAATGCTTTAGTTATTGGTTGTGATCAAATACTTGATTTAGAAGGACAGATTCTTCATAAAGTTATAAGTAACAAGGAAGCACGTCAACGTTTATATACTTTATCAGGTAAAACTCATTCTCTTCATAGTGCAGTAGCTTTATTTCGAAATGGTCAAAAAATTTGGGTTGAAGCTTTTAGTGCTCATATGTCGGTACGGCCTCTCTCATCCGAATTCATTGAACGTTATTTGGCGCGTGTAGGGACAGATGTCTTAAACAGTGTAGGAGTGTATCAAATTGAAGGAGAAGGAATTCAACTTTTTGAAAAAATTGACGGAGATTTTTTTACTATTGTTGGTTTACCAATATTACCTTTATTAATAAAACTGCGTGATTTAGGAGTCATTGATGACTAA
- a CDS encoding TrmH family RNA methyltransferase, whose protein sequence is MCIPKIGKVKEITSLSNPIIKGLRALSQKKNRNREGLFIAEGLKLVIDAFNLGWTIQTLIFSKSKIGNAAIEKTAARTVANGGFVIKASQKVLESITRRDNPQTIIGIFKQKWQPIEMIKGQVEDVYVALDRVRDPGNLGTIIRTVDAVGAKGVILIGETTDPFSPETVRATMGSIFSVPLYCIDENAFLSWSKSFKGMIVGTHLKGNVDYRKVDFKNGPIILLMGNEQQGLSDILANRCDRLVRIPQSGRADSLNLAVATAIMLYEIRRSHLTLESCET, encoded by the coding sequence ATGTGTATACCAAAAATCGGTAAAGTTAAAGAAATTACCTCCCTTAGCAACCCTATTATCAAAGGCCTTCGAGCACTCAGCCAGAAGAAAAACCGTAATCGAGAAGGGCTGTTCATAGCAGAAGGATTAAAATTAGTGATTGATGCTTTCAATCTTGGATGGACAATACAAACACTTATTTTTTCCAAAAGCAAAATTGGTAATGCTGCTATCGAAAAAACCGCTGCACGCACTGTAGCCAATGGTGGTTTTGTCATTAAAGCCTCACAAAAGGTGTTGGAATCTATTACCCGTCGCGATAATCCACAAACAATTATTGGTATCTTCAAACAAAAATGGCAACCAATTGAAATGATCAAAGGACAGGTTGAAGATGTCTATGTCGCGCTTGATCGAGTCCGCGATCCTGGAAATCTTGGTACAATTATTCGTACTGTTGACGCTGTAGGTGCTAAAGGCGTTATCTTAATCGGTGAAACAACAGATCCTTTTTCACCTGAAACAGTTCGTGCAACGATGGGGTCTATTTTTTCCGTACCACTTTACTGTATCGATGAAAATGCGTTTTTGAGTTGGTCTAAGAGCTTTAAGGGCATGATTGTTGGTACACATCTCAAAGGAAATGTTGATTACCGTAAAGTTGATTTCAAAAATGGTCCTATTATACTTCTCATGGGAAATGAACAACAAGGTTTATCAGATATCCTTGCAAATCGTTGTGATCGACTTGTGCGTATTCCCCAAAGTGGGCGGGCTGATTCGCTTAATCTGGCGGTAGCCACCGCTATCATGCTTTACGAAATTCGTCGTTCTCATTTAACTCTTGAATCATGCGAGACTTAA
- a CDS encoding Bax inhibitor-1/YccA family protein, with protein MADFKNLRSASVSHADASIDQGLRSYMLGVYNTMAIGLLITAAAAYAIASLATTTDMSQAAAQINSSVYLTSFGVTFYTSPLSYIVMFAPLVAVLFLSFKINTLSTSAARSLFFGYATLVGLSLSSIILRYTPESVVQTFVITAAAFGALSLYGYTTKRDLTAMGSFFFIGLVGLMLAMIVNIFLGSSALQFAISVIGVFIFAGLTAYDTQNIKLMYYEGDRDDTRGRKIIMGALNLYLDFINMFVFLLQFLGSNRD; from the coding sequence ATGGCTGATTTCAAAAATTTACGTTCGGCGTCTGTTTCTCATGCGGATGCATCAATCGATCAAGGATTGCGCAGCTATATGCTGGGCGTCTATAATACAATGGCCATTGGTTTGCTTATTACAGCCGCTGCCGCTTATGCGATCGCCTCATTGGCTACAACAACGGATATGAGCCAAGCAGCCGCTCAAATCAATAGCAGTGTCTATTTAACATCATTCGGAGTGACATTTTATACGTCACCATTATCATATATTGTTATGTTCGCACCGCTTGTGGCTGTGCTATTTCTTAGTTTTAAAATAAACACATTAAGTACAAGTGCAGCTCGTAGCCTCTTTTTTGGTTATGCTACTCTTGTTGGTCTCTCCCTATCCTCAATCATTTTGCGTTATACACCAGAAAGTGTCGTGCAAACATTTGTTATTACCGCTGCAGCTTTTGGTGCTCTTTCACTTTATGGTTATACAACGAAACGTGATCTCACAGCGATGGGTTCATTCTTTTTTATCGGTTTGGTGGGTTTGATGCTTGCCATGATTGTTAATATCTTTCTTGGATCCAGTGCTTTGCAATTTGCTATCTCTGTAATTGGCGTTTTTATTTTTGCTGGCTTAACAGCTTACGATACGCAAAATATAAAATTAATGTATTATGAAGGAGATCGGGATGACACCCGAGGTCGTAAAATTATTATGGGTGCATTAAATCTTTATCTTGATTTTATCAATATGTTTGTTTTTCTGCTGCAATTTCTTGGTTCGAATCGGGATTAA
- the polA gene encoding DNA polymerase I, giving the protein MDTKDHLFLVDGSGYIFRAYYALPPLKRKKDGLPVGAVAGFCNMLWKLLCNARNTAAGVVPTHFAVIFDYSSDTFRKQIYPQYKANREAPPEDLIPQFELIRQATRAFNLPCIEKEGFEADDLIATYAQLASQNGIKTTIISSDKDLMQLVSAHVSLYDGMKDKHIGVSEVIEKWGVEPEKMVDLQALTGDPTDNVPGIPGIGPKIAAQLLNQFGTLDLLLQHVTEIKQTKRRENIQNYAEQAKISRELVKLKTDVPIDNDLESFVLEPQDGPRLIAFLKAMEFTTLTRRVAEATACDATVVDAFDINIDWTNTDNGFDLNVQKDDTSLSHNFSENSPQILAQKRKDQALTQKITREAYETILDEEILREWLSEAEEQGYFAFDTETTSLDPMQAKLVGFSLALQPGKAAYIPLEHVEGVDDLWGGGRIAEQIESQKALALLKPILENQAVLKIGQNIKYDWLVMKQQGLMIRSFDDTMLLSYALDAGVLTHNLDALSERWLGHKPIAYKDLTHNGKKISSFAQVDLKQATFYAAEDADITLRLWQILKPQLVAQGMTKIYERIDRPLIKVLAKMEERGILVDRQILLRLSEELEQAAFILEEEIYQLAGEKFNIASPKQLGDILFGKMGLSRGAKTKGGQWSTSAQTLEELAAEGHLLPRKVIDWRQLVKLKSTYADALPSYILPKTGRVHTNYSLAITSTGRLSSSEPNLQNIPVRTAEGRKIRKAFIASEGHMLLSADYSQIELRILAHIADIAALKEAFAQGQDIHAITASQMFGGSIKEMPSDIRRRAKAINFGIIYGISAFGLANQLGLSRQEAGRYIQLYFERFPGIRDYMETTKIFARQHGYVQTIFGRRIHYPEIKASNPQIRAFNERAAINASIQGSAADIIRRAMIQMENALEKEKLSAKMLLQVHDELIFEVPNAECDKTITLVKKIMENATMPVLSLSVPLEVKVVVAQNWDEAH; this is encoded by the coding sequence ATGGATACAAAAGATCATCTTTTTTTGGTTGACGGGTCGGGTTATATTTTTCGTGCTTATTATGCTTTACCACCTTTAAAGCGAAAAAAGGATGGTCTTCCTGTAGGAGCTGTAGCCGGTTTTTGCAATATGTTATGGAAATTACTTTGTAATGCCCGTAATACAGCTGCTGGTGTTGTTCCAACTCATTTTGCGGTCATTTTTGATTATTCTTCTGATACATTTCGTAAACAAATTTATCCTCAATATAAGGCTAATCGAGAAGCTCCTCCTGAAGATCTTATTCCTCAATTCGAGTTAATACGGCAGGCAACAAGGGCTTTTAATTTGCCTTGTATTGAAAAAGAAGGATTTGAGGCAGATGATTTAATTGCTACCTATGCACAATTAGCATCACAGAATGGAATAAAAACAACGATCATTTCTTCTGATAAAGATTTAATGCAACTGGTGAGTGCACACGTATCTTTGTATGATGGAATGAAAGATAAGCATATTGGAGTTTCTGAGGTCATAGAAAAATGGGGTGTGGAACCTGAAAAAATGGTTGACTTGCAAGCTTTGACTGGAGATCCAACAGATAATGTTCCAGGTATTCCTGGCATTGGCCCGAAAATTGCGGCCCAATTATTAAATCAATTTGGTACTCTTGATCTTTTATTGCAACATGTGACAGAAATTAAGCAAACAAAAAGACGTGAAAATATTCAAAATTATGCTGAACAAGCAAAAATTTCTCGGGAATTAGTTAAACTTAAAACGGATGTACCTATAGATAATGATTTAGAAAGTTTTGTTTTGGAACCACAAGATGGTCCGCGTTTAATCGCTTTTCTGAAGGCTATGGAATTTACAACACTCACGCGTCGCGTAGCAGAAGCAACAGCATGTGATGCAACAGTTGTTGATGCATTTGATATAAATATTGATTGGACAAATACTGATAATGGGTTCGATCTCAATGTGCAAAAAGATGATACATCACTATCACATAATTTTTCTGAAAATTCTCCACAGATTTTAGCGCAAAAACGTAAAGATCAAGCTCTCACACAAAAAATTACAAGAGAGGCTTATGAAACTATTCTGGATGAAGAAATTTTGCGAGAATGGTTGTCAGAGGCAGAAGAACAAGGTTATTTCGCTTTTGATACTGAAACAACTTCTCTTGATCCTATGCAAGCAAAGCTTGTTGGTTTTTCATTAGCATTACAACCTGGTAAAGCAGCTTATATACCACTTGAACATGTTGAAGGAGTGGATGATCTTTGGGGAGGTGGACGTATTGCTGAACAAATTGAGTCCCAAAAAGCTTTGGCACTTTTAAAGCCGATATTAGAAAATCAAGCGGTTTTAAAAATTGGTCAAAATATAAAATATGATTGGTTGGTGATGAAGCAACAGGGTCTTATGATACGCTCTTTTGATGATACAATGCTTTTATCATATGCTTTAGATGCTGGAGTTTTAACACATAATTTAGACGCTTTATCTGAACGCTGGCTTGGACATAAACCAATTGCTTACAAGGATTTAACGCATAATGGAAAAAAGATTTCTTCTTTTGCGCAAGTAGATTTGAAGCAGGCAACCTTTTATGCAGCAGAGGATGCCGATATAACGCTTCGTTTGTGGCAAATTTTAAAACCACAGCTTGTTGCCCAAGGAATGACAAAAATTTACGAGCGCATTGATCGACCTCTGATAAAAGTTCTTGCAAAAATGGAAGAACGTGGAATTCTTGTCGATAGGCAGATTTTATTACGACTTTCAGAAGAATTAGAACAGGCTGCTTTTATTCTAGAGGAAGAGATTTATCAGCTAGCTGGTGAAAAATTTAATATTGCTTCGCCAAAGCAATTAGGAGATATACTCTTTGGTAAAATGGGGCTGTCTAGAGGAGCTAAGACAAAAGGTGGACAATGGTCAACTTCTGCTCAGACTTTAGAAGAATTGGCGGCTGAAGGTCATCTTTTACCACGTAAAGTTATTGATTGGCGTCAATTGGTAAAACTAAAATCAACCTATGCAGATGCTTTACCTTCTTATATTTTACCTAAAACAGGGCGTGTTCATACGAATTATTCTTTAGCAATAACATCAACAGGGCGTTTATCCTCATCAGAACCCAATTTACAGAATATACCAGTACGGACTGCTGAAGGGCGTAAAATCCGAAAAGCTTTTATTGCTTCGGAAGGGCATATGCTCTTATCAGCTGATTATAGTCAAATTGAATTGCGTATTCTTGCACATATTGCTGATATTGCTGCATTAAAGGAAGCTTTTGCACAAGGTCAAGATATTCATGCGATAACCGCGTCACAAATGTTTGGGGGTTCTATAAAAGAAATGCCATCAGATATACGAAGACGTGCAAAGGCAATTAATTTTGGCATTATTTATGGTATTTCAGCTTTTGGATTAGCAAATCAGTTGGGACTTTCGCGGCAAGAAGCAGGCCGTTATATTCAACTTTATTTTGAAAGATTTCCAGGAATTAGAGATTATATGGAAACAACTAAAATATTCGCACGTCAGCATGGTTATGTACAAACTATTTTTGGTCGTCGTATTCATTACCCTGAAATAAAAGCTTCTAATCCGCAAATTCGTGCTTTTAACGAAAGAGCTGCTATTAATGCATCGATTCAAGGATCAGCGGCAGATATTATTCGTCGTGCTATGATTCAGATGGAAAATGCTTTAGAAAAAGAAAAATTATCAGCAAAAATGTTACTGCAAGTGCATGATGAATTGATTTTTGAAGTACCAAACGCTGAATGTGATAAGACCATAACTCTTGTTAAAAAGATTATGGAAAATGCTACGATGCCTGTATTATCTTTATCTGTACCGCTTGAAGTAAAAGTAGTGGTTGCTCAAAATTGGGATGAAGCACATTAG
- a CDS encoding shikimate dehydrogenase has product MTNLSIKYKEKNSTRAFVVGYPIHHSKSPKIHNFWLKQYGLQGEYLAQEVIPERFKKFFVSMQKRGFCGGNITLPYKQEAFRLANHKDEVATMIGAANTLWYEGNKLCATNSDAYGFNANLDDLAPGWTGETALVFGAGGAARAILYALKKRGFERICLLNRTKQRADSLAEHFGKPVEVHDWNDVDKIIYQADLIVNTTSIGMTNPHEKKSASFFCDFHKTKTTTLVTDIVYTPLITPFLQQAKAHGLRTVDGLGMLLHQAVVGFERWFGIRPQVTEALRAAILEDMGEEKG; this is encoded by the coding sequence ATGACTAATTTATCAATAAAGTACAAAGAGAAAAATTCTACACGTGCTTTTGTTGTTGGTTATCCTATTCATCATTCAAAATCGCCGAAAATTCACAATTTTTGGCTTAAGCAATACGGTTTACAAGGTGAATATCTAGCACAGGAAGTGATACCTGAGAGATTCAAAAAATTTTTTGTATCTATGCAAAAAAGAGGTTTTTGTGGAGGTAATATTACTTTACCTTACAAGCAAGAAGCTTTTCGTTTAGCGAATCATAAAGATGAGGTGGCAACAATGATTGGTGCTGCTAATACGCTATGGTATGAAGGAAACAAACTTTGTGCTACAAATAGTGATGCTTATGGTTTTAACGCCAATCTTGATGATTTGGCTCCGGGGTGGACTGGAGAAACAGCTCTTGTTTTTGGTGCAGGGGGTGCTGCACGAGCCATCCTATATGCTTTAAAAAAGCGAGGATTTGAACGTATTTGTTTACTTAATCGTACAAAACAACGGGCAGATAGTTTAGCCGAGCATTTCGGAAAACCTGTTGAAGTTCACGATTGGAATGATGTTGATAAGATAATTTATCAAGCTGATTTGATTGTTAATACGACTTCTATAGGTATGACAAATCCACACGAAAAAAAAAGCGCTTCTTTTTTTTGCGATTTTCATAAAACAAAAACAACAACATTGGTGACAGATATTGTTTACACCCCATTGATAACACCCTTTTTACAACAAGCAAAAGCTCACGGTTTAAGGACAGTTGATGGTCTTGGCATGCTTTTACATCAGGCTGTTGTTGGTTTTGAAAGATGGTTTGGAATAAGACCACAGGTGACAGAGGCGTTACGGGCGGCAATTTTAGAAGATATGGGTGAAGAAAAAGGATGA
- a CDS encoding endonuclease/exonuclease/phosphatase family protein, whose translation MIKKPYKRKFFWPTTFIQQKLHTSLLNAICNRSGYQSTTIKDNHHYDLVVASYNIHKCVGVDKVFNPTRIVHVITELQADILALQEADKRFGERTGLIDLQFLKAKTGLLPIPLNTMSPNGHGWHGNALFMRQGCICDILQVTLPGIEPRGAVIVELEMKIGKIRIIAAHFGLLRHSRNKQVKTLLTLLQKRPLMPTVLIGDLNEWRIGKRSSLNLFSSYFDSALGIVPSFPSCFPFLALDRIFAFPHQLVINVENHFSPLARIASDHLPIKARLSLANAMITLKKISEEN comes from the coding sequence ATGATAAAAAAGCCTTATAAAAGAAAATTTTTCTGGCCAACTACATTTATCCAGCAAAAACTCCATACTTCTCTATTAAACGCTATTTGTAATCGTTCTGGTTATCAATCAACCACAATCAAAGATAATCATCATTATGATCTTGTCGTTGCTTCTTATAATATCCATAAATGTGTAGGTGTTGATAAAGTTTTCAACCCTACACGTATAGTCCATGTTATTACTGAACTACAAGCTGATATTCTTGCTCTTCAAGAAGCAGATAAACGTTTTGGCGAACGCACTGGCTTGATTGATCTCCAGTTCTTAAAAGCTAAAACAGGTTTGTTGCCCATACCCCTAAACACTATGTCACCAAATGGGCATGGTTGGCATGGAAACGCTCTTTTTATGCGTCAGGGATGTATATGTGATATCTTACAAGTTACTTTGCCTGGCATTGAACCTCGTGGTGCTGTGATTGTAGAATTAGAGATGAAAATAGGTAAAATTCGTATTATTGCTGCTCATTTTGGACTATTGCGCCACTCTCGTAATAAACAAGTAAAAACGCTTCTTACTCTTCTGCAAAAACGCCCTCTTATGCCCACAGTTCTGATTGGTGATCTCAATGAATGGAGGATAGGTAAAAGATCGTCTTTAAATCTTTTTTCTTCCTATTTCGATAGCGCACTTGGGATTGTGCCAAGTTTTCCTTCTTGCTTTCCCTTTTTAGCTCTTGATAGAATTTTTGCTTTTCCCCATCAATTAGTAATAAATGTTGAAAACCATTTTTCACCTCTTGCGCGTATTGCTTCAGATCATTTACCAATTAAAGCACGTCTTAGTCTTGCTAATGCAATGATCACCCTTAAAAAAATAAGTGAAGAAAACTAA